GCACTTGTGTTGGTCCTTTATCTTTAAAATACAGAGACCACACAAACCGTAGTCTCATCATGAGCTAATGGCGATGCAAAAGGACAAATGCCACGCCTTCGTAGCAGCTATGGGAACAGTACGTTACACACCTCGAGCCTGAATCCGACTCTGAGAACTGAAGACACGACGCGAGTCGCCTTAAAAGCTTCTCGGGTGGGAAGTTACGCAAACTGATTCCAGACCTGTGGAGTGTCTCCAGGGCAGGATGTTCATTCCTGTGCGGCAGCAGGAGCGGTCCGTGTGCGACTCGGCGCTGTACATCACCTCCTGGAGCCGTTTCTCCCCGGGCCTCTGGGCTTTCACTCGCACCTACAAGGGGAGACATTTAGCATCTGTCCCCCCCCAGACGTCCGTCTGTCTCTTCAACAAGGGTCAAGGGTCGAACCTGAACTCGAGGCGTTTCGTTGCTTCATACCTCTAGTATGgtgctctccttctccttcagcttccCTGCCCGGTTCTTAACCCGGGTCTTCTTGGTGTCGACCCAGACCACCCTCTCCTTCACCTCAGACCTGGacgcagtcacacacacacacacacacacacccgtcgGTAAACATGGCTGTTTTCAGGTCCCTCGTGTTGAGACGGACTCACTCTTGGATGTCCAGGCCGGCAAGTGTCTCGTGGAGGAAGGGGAATGACTGCTGGGCCGGGTCGGGATGCGTCTGGAGGGGCAGGGTGACCGACATGGGGAGCTCCCACCCCAGCTCCACTCTCACTACCTTGCAGTGTGGTCCGGAGGAGTCCATGCTTCCTGGGCCGTCCCGTACGCTGCCGGCCTGCTCCACGCCCCCCTCCATCGAGTAGTTTGTTTTGTCCGCTGCCAGCTTGACCTGCCGACGAGTATCTTGAAGCAGACCGTGACGagtacccccccgcccccccctttaTCTCTGGGACTGATGCTCTCTAACGGAACCTCTTTTAGCTTCCGTTGGATCCACGCTCCTCGTCCGTCGTCAGCCAGAGCTTTGTCTCTGATGAAGGGCAGCGTCTCTGATGCATTCAGGCTTGGTCGCTGCCCCCCGGCTGTTATAagccgttgggggggggggggtgtgtgtgtgtgcgtgtgtgtgtgcgcgcgctatGTGCCACTCGGGTGCGAGGTTTATTAGACTGTCTGGGGTGATGGATGGTGCCTGGTTTGTCAGGCTGTAGATGACCGACCGCTTTAGGACCTATAGCTGATGCCTGTATTATAAAATGTACAAACGTGGTTGTGTGACGGGCGGTGGAGAGGTCAGTTCAGGTGCAGCGTGTTGTCCTGAACATTCCTCGAGTGTTTTCACAATGACTGGTGTCATGGAGACGGCGTTGCTGTGGAGGGACGGATGATGTCAGGACTCGGGAATGTATGAAGCCAAAGGGAGGACATAACGGCACATAACGGATTTTCTGTTAGTTTTTAACCTTGCAATAAAACTACATTTGAGGAATATCAAATCAAGCTGTCGTGTTAAATTTCTTTGGTAATTTATGTCATGTGGAAAGAACAACCTTTAGTTCCCTCTTAACTTTTAATTCTATTCAATCAGTAACAAAGTAAAGGCACGAGAACAATTAATTTCTCAAGTGACAAAACTGAAGTATTCAACATTTAACAAGATCAGTAattaacgccccccccctcattgatTACAGCAGTAATCACCCTCTCCATGGATTGGGTTTGTATCTGTATGCAGGTAATCATACCGAGGCAATAAAACACTGTTTTAGTTGTAAAAGTTTATTAAAAGTTCCAAATAGGTAAAAGGGCTAATATTTCATGCAGCCGATACAAAAAACAATCTCATTAAAGTGTAAAAATCCACACAAAACACTCTTTAAAACCCGAGTAACAACATGGGTGGGAAAATGTATTCAATACAAGCGCATGAATGCTAAAAAGTCGACTGAATTATTAACGTGGTTCAGTATTCCACCCGTATAAAAACGAGTAACTTCCATTAGTCTTGGATTAGATCTTGTGTAACTGCAAACATCACAATGATCCAAACCCAGTCGTCATCCGGAACCGGGCGGGTAACGACGCGCGTGAATGTTCAGGCCGCCCCCCGGAGCGCCGCGGGGCGTACGGCGATGTCGCCGTAGGGTCCGGCCTGCTGCGCAGTCGCCTCTCCTGCAGAAAGCAGCTCTGAGGATGAAGCATTAATAGGATCAAACGATCCTGCAGTGTGTGAAGGTTGATCGTGCGTTTTCATTGGATGGAGCCGCGTCTTTCAAAGCTCCAAAGTCAGAAGAACGTTTCCTCACCCAGCAGCTTGCAAAGTGTGTGAGCTGCAATGCTGCGGCTGGCCTCTGGGGGCACCAGAGAGCCAAAGGTCACCTCTCCAAACCTCTGCAGGCACAAGGCGATCCAGctggaaataaaacagggtaaaaagaaacatttatgcAGACTGGAAAATAGTTTAGAgcgtataataataataataacttctAGTAATGGTGTTctacaaatatataaattcaaGCGCTCTCAGTGACCCGTGTCTCCAGGTCTTAATGTTTTCCGACCTATGACAGCGTTACGCAGCAGAAGCTCCGCCCACGGCCGCGGCGTGCTGCAGGAATTACCTCTTCATGCTCCCGCTCTCTGCCTCAGCCTGAGCCTCGGGCATCTGGATGTTCTCCTCCACGATGGCCTCCATCGGTGGGCGGGCCTCCTCCCGGGGGGACCTGCGGAAACACGCCGGCCTCCTGAATCGCCTCCGTCGGGCTGCCGAGACACTCCGAGTGCAGTTTGACACTCACCATCTGCTGACGGGAGTGATCACGTCGCTTATTGATCTGTCCTCTTTGGACGTTTCCAGCATCGCGTCCACCGCAgctgttcaaacacacacacacgcacacgcacacgcacagacacagacacacacagacacagacacacacagacacagacacacacgcacgcatgtgaTTGGCTGCGTCATCTCGTTGTTAGACAACAAAACCTGATCTGAATAGAATGTGTGGGACAGAGGAGTCTTACATGAGCCCTGCAGTCCTGACTCAATGGatat
This DNA window, taken from Brachionichthys hirsutus isolate HB-005 chromosome 14, CSIRO-AGI_Bhir_v1, whole genome shotgun sequence, encodes the following:
- the si:ch211-196f5.2 gene encoding uncharacterized protein si:ch211-196f5.2, with the translated sequence MEGGVEQAGSVRDGPGSMDSSGPHCKVVRVELGWELPMSVTLPLQTHPDPAQQSFPFLHETLAGLDIQESEVKERVVWVDTKKTRVKNRAGKLKEKESTILEVRVKAQRPGEKRLQEVMYSAESHTDRSCCRTGMNILPWRHSTGLESVCVTSHPRSF